GCGCGCTGGCGCTAAGTTTGAGGCCCGCGACGATGTCTTGGTAGCCCTCGTGCACACCGATAAACACGACCGAACCGACGAGCGCGAGCAAGGCAGTCAGTGCCGCGAACACGCTCCCCAGGACGTTGCCGAGCATGATCGACGTCGCCGAGGCCGCCGCGAGCCCGAGCGCGATGAGGTAGGGCAGTATGACGAATAGGCCCGGGGCGGCGACGCGATCGGCAATCTTCGGCGTCCGCGCGAATGGAATCTTTCTACGGGTGATGCCCTGCTGGATCGACTTGAGAACGCCGGCGAGATTGACCGGTAGCAAGACGAGGTTGAGCGATTGCACCCAGACGACGTCGATCAGCCGGTGGCCGACCCGACGCAGGTCGGCGGCCTGCGCGATGATGAACGGCACCGAGATGAGAAAGAGGAATGGGCTGAGCGGTGTGCCGAGGATCGGCAGGAGCAGAATGATGGGTACTGCGATGCTCGTCCACGCGATGGAGCCGAGGTAATCCAGCCGGAGTGCCACTTCGCCGAGGCCGATCCGCTCGCGGTCCGCGAGCCGACCGCGAATCACATCAACAATCTTCGGCAGGATGATCAGACCCCCGTTTGCCCATCGTCGTCGCTGCACGACCAACGATCCGAAGTCGGGCGGGGTGGCGCTGTAGCTCAGGCGCTCGGGGTAATTGATCAGGCTCCAGCCTCGCGCGGCGAGGTCCATGCTGGACTCGGTGTCCTCGATCACCGTGCGGTCCTGGATATAGGTGTGGACCTTGAACCCACGATCGAGGTTGATCTCCTCGATATCGGTGAGCGCCTCGCGCCGGATGATCGCATTCGCACCAACCCAAAAGGTGGCGTTGAAGTGTGTCTTACCCAGGTGGTGTAGGTGCTGCAGATCGGTGGTCGCGCCGGCCACACGCTCAACGCGGGTCGGCGCCCCGGGGAACGAGCAGTACGGCGTCTGGATCACGGCAACGCGTTCGTTCCCCGGTCGCTGCAGCTCGTGAACGAGCCGGGTGCAGTAGTCGCGCACGAGCAGCGAGTCGGCGTCAAGCGTCAGCACGTAGTCAGCATCCGGAATGATGAAGTCCGCGGCGGTCGGATCGGTCGTCGCGACCAAAACGTCACCGTCGTGGGTGGTGGTTACTTGCCACGCGTGACCCATGAGTGACAGATACGAGTTGAGGTTCATCGCCTTATTCGCTTCTTGAGAGAGCGAGACATAGCGCTTGCGCTCGAACGTGTCGAGCTTGCACGAAAAAATCCGCACGAGACGAAGATAGGATGCCTGGAGCATGTCCCGGTTCGGTAGGTCATTCGCGGAAGCCTGCGCGCGGAATCCGTCGGCCAGTTCGGTGAACTCCGTGGCGAGGCCGAGGAAGACCTGGTCGACGAGGAACGCATCCGAATGGTCGGTCAACGACCAACGCGCGGCGAACTGGGTAAGCCATTCGGCGGCAGCATCGTAGGCGGAGGCTAGGGCCTGCAGATCCGCCGCGCACACGTCGTCGCCGCGGGCGCACGCGAAGTCGTTCAGCGCCAGCCGGGCCTGGCGGTGAGGCTCGGCCAGCTCTGCGGCGATCTGGCCGGGAAGCGCCCTGGTTTCGTCGAGTTTTGCGAGCACCGCGGGGTCGGTCGGGTGGGGCTTGTCGTCGATCAGCAGCACGACACGCAGTGAAGGGAATTCCTGCAGCGCGGCGGACCAGAGCGTCGCGTTAACCACCCGCGGCTCCTCAGCGTAGGAGGGCACGAGGACGGTCATCGTGGAGTCGTCGTCCAGGAAGGTCACGTCAAGTTCGGCGCGAGTGAGGCGACGGTGATTTCGCAGACGGACTAGCGCCCCGGCTCGGCCGAGGAGATACATGCCGGATGAGTATGCCAGGGCACTCGCCGCGAGCAGACTCACCACGAGCCACGCGATTCCGGCGCCCGTAAGCGTGGGGAGGGAGAGCAGCGTGTGGATGAGAAACCACAGGAACAGCAGCAGCGAGATCACGGGTGCGGCCGCGGCGATCGCGACGCTGGCCCGCGACGGCGGACGATGATCGAAACTCGGGTATGGGGACTTGGCTGAGGCAGCGTACGGCGCGCGCGCAGGGACGGAAACCATGGGAAGTTTGAACCGTTCTGGACCAGGGCTCCACTCGAGAGCCGAAATGAGGGGGAAATGGTTCCACCGACTAGGTTTTGCCACCTCGGTTACCTGCTTTACGGTACCGAGTTGCGGGGATCGTATCCCGAAATTTCGGGGAACGGTACCTAAACGATTGCCTGGTCCAAGCGGAATTTTTCGCCCTCTGCGGCACTTACCCTCTGCGGCTATGCGGCAGTTGCGTGCGCATCGCAGCGGATGCGCTCCCCGGCGCATCCTTCGCAGGTCACGAGGCGCTCGCGGCAGGAGGGGTCGCCACAGTTCTGCAGTCGGGCGGTTGGGTCGCCGCACTGGTGGCAGCGCCCGAGCACCTTGGGGCTCGGCGCGAAGTCGATGTGCTCGCGCCCATCGAACACGGTGAGCGAGCCCTCCCACAGGCCGTCATTGCCGAAGCGCTCGCCGTAGCGCACGATGCCCCCGTCGAGCTGGTACACCTCGCGGAAGCCGCGTTCGATCATGAGCGCCGAGAGCACCTCGCAGCGTACGCCGCCGGTGCAGTACGTGACGATGGGCTTGTCCTTGAGGTCGTCGTACTTGCCCGACTCGATTTCGGAGATGAAGTCGTGCGTGGTGTCGGTATTCGGCACGATCGCGCCCTTGAACCGGCCAACCTCTGCCTCGATCGCATTGCGACCGTCGAAGAACACCGCATCCGGCTTCTCGGCGAGGAGCTCGTGGAGCTCGTCCGGCTTGAGGTGTGTGCCACCGCCAACGACGCCGTGCGCGTCCACGCGCAACTCCTGCGGCGCGCCGAACGACACGATCTCGTCGCGCACCTTCACGCTGAGCTTTGGGAAATCGATCGACTGGCCATGCGCATCCAGCCCGGTACCCTCCGACCACTTCATGTCGACGTCCTTGAAGGCAGGGTATTCGCGCAGGCGGCGGTAATACTGCTTGCACGCGTCAATATCGCCGCCAACCGTGCCGTTGATACCGTCCTTCGAGATGATGATGCGCCCGCGCAGGCCGAGCCACTCACACAGGTCTCGCTGCCAGAGGCGGATCGCGTCGGGGTCAGCGAGCGGGGTGAACACGTAATACAACAGAATCTTGGGGACGGCCATCAGACAATTCTATGGTCGTTACACTTTCTCCATGACAAGCGAAAATGTTTCCTTCGAGCTGAAGAAGGAGCCGAAGAAGAAACCCAAGGTCGGGCTGCTGTTGCGCATCTTCATCGCGATTGTCCTGGCCGTGATCTTCGGACTGTTCGTCCCCGAGTGGATCGCGCGCATCTTCACGACGTTCAACGGCCTCTTCTCGCAGTTCCTCGGATTCCTCATCCCGTTGATCATTGTTGGACTCGTGACCCCAGCGATTGGCGAACTCGGCCGGGGCGCGGGGAAGTGGGTCGGCATCACCGCCTTGATCGCCTACACCTCGACGATCTTCGCGGGCTTCCTCGCGCTCACGGTGTGTTGGTTCGTGTTGCCGAGGATGTTGTCGGGCGTAAGCGTCGGGCCGCTCGATAACCCCGAAGACAGCGCGCTCGCGCCGTACTTCTCGATCGAGATCGATCCGGTGTTCGGCGTCATGACGGCGCTCGTGCTGTCATTCTGTCTGGGTATCGGACTCACGTTCATCCGTCGTGGCACGCTACAGAAGGCGAGCGTCGAGTTCCGCACGATCATCGTGCGGATCATCGAAAAGGTCATCATCCCGCTCCTCCCGATCTATATCTTCGGGATGTTCCTCGGCCTCACGATGAACGGCCAGATTTGGACGGTTGTCGGGACGTTCGCGGGCGTCATCGTCGTGGTGTTTGTGCTCACGGTGGTCGTGCTGGTGGTGCAGTACCTCGTGGCCGGCTGGGCGATGAAGAAGAACCCGTTCAAGATGCTCTGGAACATGATGCCGGCGTATATGACGGCGCTCGGGACGAGCTCGTCCGCGGCGACGATTCCGGTGACGCTCGAATCGACGCTCCGAAACGGCGTTCCGGGACCAATCGCATCCTTCGTCGTTCCGCTCTGCGCGACGATTCACCTCGCCGGCTCGACGCTGAAGATCACGAGCTTCGCGATGGCCATCATGATCATCACGGGCCAGGGCCTCGACCTGTGGACGCTCGTCGGCTTCGTGTTCATGCTCGGCGTCGTGATGATCGCGGCTCCCGGCGTGCCCGGCGGCGCAATCATGGCCGCGGTCGGCGTGCTGCAGTCGATGCTCGGCTTTGACGACGTGGCGGTCGGCCTCATGATCGCCAGCTACATCGCGATCGACTCCTTCGGTACCGCGACCAACGTCACGGGTGACGGCGCGATCGCCGCGATCATGGCGCGCATCACGAAGGGCAAGGATTTCTCTTTTGGTGACGACGAGGAGGATGAGCGCGAGGCGGCTGAGGCCAAGGAGGCCTAGCTCGAGCTCGACCCCAACTCCTGATCGACGCGGTAGTGAAATACCGCGTCGATTGGTTTTCCGAAGACCTCGGCGATCTGGAAAGCCATCTCGAGCGAGGGCGAGTATTTCCCGCCCTCGATCGCATTGATGGTCTGCCGGGTCACACCGATGCGGCGTGCCAGCTCGGCCTGCGTCATCTCGTCATTCGCGAACCGTAGGGCCCGGATGGTGTTCGTGACTCGAGTCTTCTCGGTCATTCCGCGGCCGAACGACGGTAGGTGATGATGCGGATGACCGACGACACGACCGCGTACAGCACGAAGGCGAGGTAGATCACGTTCGCGATCCAAAAGTGGGGCAGCTCGATCATCGCGAAGATGAGGGCGAGGATCGCGCCCGCGATCACGAGCGACTGGCCGATCATGTCGCCGAGGCGCGAGATCTCACGGTCGCGAACATCCGTGTGCGTGTCGCCTTTACCCGAGAACGCGCCGAGCGTAATTCCACCAATGATGCCGATGACCACGGCCGCGCCAATCGAGCCGAGCAGCGGAAGTTGGTAGGCGGTCTGCTCGAGCGGCGCCCCGCCGGCAAGGCTGAGCACGACGATCACGTAGACGAGATACACGACGATCGCGGTGCTGCCGTAAAACCAGGCGTTTTTCTCTTGGTAGCTCAAGCGGGGGCCTTTCGGTGAAGTCGGGGGTAAAGGATCAACCAAATCATGAGAACGACCTCGCCGATGAACG
This DNA window, taken from Gulosibacter molinativorax, encodes the following:
- a CDS encoding glycosyltransferase family 2 protein, with the translated sequence MVSVPARAPYAASAKSPYPSFDHRPPSRASVAIAAAAPVISLLLFLWFLIHTLLSLPTLTGAGIAWLVVSLLAASALAYSSGMYLLGRAGALVRLRNHRRLTRAELDVTFLDDDSTMTVLVPSYAEEPRVVNATLWSAALQEFPSLRVVLLIDDKPHPTDPAVLAKLDETRALPGQIAAELAEPHRQARLALNDFACARGDDVCAADLQALASAYDAAAEWLTQFAARWSLTDHSDAFLVDQVFLGLATEFTELADGFRAQASANDLPNRDMLQASYLRLVRIFSCKLDTFERKRYVSLSQEANKAMNLNSYLSLMGHAWQVTTTHDGDVLVATTDPTAADFIIPDADYVLTLDADSLLVRDYCTRLVHELQRPGNERVAVIQTPYCSFPGAPTRVERVAGATTDLQHLHHLGKTHFNATFWVGANAIIRREALTDIEEINLDRGFKVHTYIQDRTVIEDTESSMDLAARGWSLINYPERLSYSATPPDFGSLVVQRRRWANGGLIILPKIVDVIRGRLADRERIGLGEVALRLDYLGSIAWTSIAVPIILLLPILGTPLSPFLFLISVPFIIAQAADLRRVGHRLIDVVWVQSLNLVLLPVNLAGVLKSIQQGITRRKIPFARTPKIADRVAAPGLFVILPYLIALGLAAASATSIMLGNVLGSVFAALTALLALVGSVVFIGVHEGYQDIVAGLKLSASARARVKNSALESPALKDPTEPIALPAVSSGY
- the trhO gene encoding oxygen-dependent tRNA uridine(34) hydroxylase TrhO, translated to MAVPKILLYYVFTPLADPDAIRLWQRDLCEWLGLRGRIIISKDGINGTVGGDIDACKQYYRRLREYPAFKDVDMKWSEGTGLDAHGQSIDFPKLSVKVRDEIVSFGAPQELRVDAHGVVGGGTHLKPDELHELLAEKPDAVFFDGRNAIEAEVGRFKGAIVPNTDTTHDFISEIESGKYDDLKDKPIVTYCTGGVRCEVLSALMIERGFREVYQLDGGIVRYGERFGNDGLWEGSLTVFDGREHIDFAPSPKVLGRCHQCGDPTARLQNCGDPSCRERLVTCEGCAGERIRCDAHATAA
- a CDS encoding dicarboxylate/amino acid:cation symporter, with translation MTSENVSFELKKEPKKKPKVGLLLRIFIAIVLAVIFGLFVPEWIARIFTTFNGLFSQFLGFLIPLIIVGLVTPAIGELGRGAGKWVGITALIAYTSTIFAGFLALTVCWFVLPRMLSGVSVGPLDNPEDSALAPYFSIEIDPVFGVMTALVLSFCLGIGLTFIRRGTLQKASVEFRTIIVRIIEKVIIPLLPIYIFGMFLGLTMNGQIWTVVGTFAGVIVVVFVLTVVVLVVQYLVAGWAMKKNPFKMLWNMMPAYMTALGTSSSAATIPVTLESTLRNGVPGPIASFVVPLCATIHLAGSTLKITSFAMAIMIITGQGLDLWTLVGFVFMLGVVMIAAPGVPGGAIMAAVGVLQSMLGFDDVAVGLMIASYIAIDSFGTATNVTGDGAIAAIMARITKGKDFSFGDDEEDEREAAEAKEA
- a CDS encoding helix-turn-helix transcriptional regulator; protein product: MTEKTRVTNTIRALRFANDEMTQAELARRIGVTRQTINAIEGGKYSPSLEMAFQIAEVFGKPIDAVFHYRVDQELGSSSS